A stretch of Nitrospira sp. DNA encodes these proteins:
- a CDS encoding ParB N-terminal domain-containing protein, protein MQNTEPVVIRLPLSRLSANTKYEHYSRPLNPAEARDLRASIAAVGCILQPLIVEFVQAKASYDVIDGYNRWKNAIALGFMDVPCTQIFTEQQRIEALTANATRRQLTDEERTALLAKGRMAFTDAAKKLIDPLRALYQNGDLSRILGPANVLALLNSSTQKQEEVYAKIQAAFGTPLPSSGETTTLHQRIQDLSNQVASSERTKEQLEADLNAVTQDKATLQAQLDQMGHDIDELADKKAGQHKVALENQVRKLTDQMTTLRTEHQTACRNAKVLEEQLRSAEAEKKAAQIYAREAERKVQHANQRLANPHIIISNFEAISRMIEAIKAQIVAAKPLAPEDEKLIQDQIEQASTLLADLDNTLHSAAGELIPFNRHLKPRGSKQSGTKAQEA, encoded by the coding sequence ATGCAGAACACAGAACCCGTTGTCATCCGCCTTCCGCTTAGTCGGCTCTCAGCGAATACGAAATATGAGCACTACAGTCGACCACTAAACCCCGCCGAAGCCCGGGATCTCCGTGCGAGCATTGCGGCCGTTGGCTGTATCTTACAGCCCTTGATCGTCGAATTCGTTCAAGCCAAAGCCTCCTATGACGTGATTGACGGGTACAATCGATGGAAGAATGCCATCGCACTCGGCTTTATGGATGTGCCCTGCACACAAATCTTTACCGAACAACAGCGGATCGAAGCGCTCACCGCCAATGCCACCAGGCGACAACTGACAGACGAAGAGCGGACCGCGCTTTTGGCGAAAGGCCGCATGGCTTTCACTGACGCCGCCAAGAAACTTATCGATCCGTTACGGGCGCTCTACCAAAACGGTGACTTATCACGGATCCTCGGCCCAGCCAATGTGTTGGCCTTGTTAAATTCCTCAACCCAAAAGCAAGAAGAAGTCTACGCCAAAATCCAAGCGGCATTCGGTACACCTCTGCCGTCATCGGGCGAGACCACCACACTCCATCAACGCATTCAGGATCTTTCGAATCAAGTAGCCTCTAGTGAGCGCACAAAAGAACAACTCGAAGCCGATCTCAATGCAGTGACACAAGACAAAGCGACCCTCCAAGCACAGCTCGACCAGATGGGGCACGACATCGATGAATTAGCGGATAAGAAGGCTGGCCAGCATAAAGTTGCCCTGGAGAACCAAGTCAGAAAACTGACCGATCAGATGACAACGCTCCGTACCGAGCACCAAACAGCCTGTCGAAACGCCAAGGTACTGGAGGAACAGCTTAGATCGGCAGAAGCGGAAAAGAAGGCCGCGCAGATCTATGCGCGCGAGGCAGAACGGAAAGTCCAACATGCCAATCAACGGTTGGCAAACCCCCACATCATCATCAGTAACTTCGAGGCCATCAGCCGAATGATTGAGGCCATCAAAGCACAAATCGTCGCTGCCAAACCGCTTGCGCCTGAGGACGAGAAACTCATCCAGGACCAAATCGAACAAGCCAGTACCCTACTCGCCGATCTCGACAACACCTTGCATTCCGCGGCCGGCGAACTGATACCCTTCAACCGACATCTCAAGCCACGCGGATCAAAACAATCTGGCACCAAAGCGCAAGAGGCGTAA